Proteins from a genomic interval of Mycolicibacterium grossiae:
- a CDS encoding MmpS family transport accessory protein, which produces MTESPRRDGPEPTQPPSHPHSGYSDPAYASQTPYGSAYQPPPAQDTTRQLPPYDPYAYQAPPTEQFGAPPTTPGEPDRPGPALWLWALAALSVVIVVGLVIALVVVNGSQSQTVVAPPDAPPEPSLGTSTPSTTRTPSTTSPIPIPVPPPATTPAPGETATPGPTETVVYDVQGDGRAINITYIDSGGVFQTEFNVMLPWSKEVRLSAPARQSASVSIINVGREITCAISVDGAQVQQRTGSGLTICSPV; this is translated from the coding sequence ATGACCGAGTCACCCCGTCGCGACGGGCCGGAGCCGACGCAACCGCCGTCGCACCCCCATTCCGGCTACTCCGATCCCGCCTACGCGAGCCAGACCCCCTACGGGTCGGCCTACCAGCCGCCGCCGGCGCAGGACACCACGCGGCAGCTGCCGCCCTACGATCCGTACGCCTACCAGGCGCCTCCCACCGAGCAGTTCGGTGCGCCGCCCACCACTCCCGGCGAACCGGATCGGCCCGGCCCGGCCCTCTGGCTGTGGGCACTGGCTGCGCTGTCGGTGGTGATCGTGGTGGGCCTGGTGATCGCGCTCGTCGTCGTCAACGGCTCGCAGTCTCAGACCGTGGTCGCACCGCCCGACGCGCCGCCGGAGCCGTCGTTGGGCACCAGCACGCCGAGCACCACCCGCACGCCATCGACGACGTCGCCCATCCCGATTCCCGTGCCACCGCCGGCCACGACGCCCGCACCCGGAGAGACCGCGACACCCGGCCCGACCGAGACCGTCGTCTACGACGTGCAGGGCGACGGCCGCGCCATCAACATCACCTACATCGACAGCGGCGGGGTGTTCCAGACCGAGTTCAACGTCATGCTGCCGTGGAGCAAGGAAGTGCGACTCAGCGCGCCGGCCCGGCAATCGGCCAGCGTCAGCATCATCAACGTCGGCCGGGAGATCACCTGCGCGATCTCCGTCGACGGTGCGCAGGTCCAGCAGCGCACGGGGTCAGGGCTGACGATCTGCAGCCCGGTCTGA
- the cmrA gene encoding mycolate reductase (Catalyzes the final step in mycolic acid biosynthesis.): MPVPAPHPDARAVVTGASQNIGEALATELAARGHHLIVTARREEVLSALATRLSERYGVTVEVRAVDLTDPAAREIFCEELAQREVSILCANAGTATFGPVANLDPKGERDQVQLNVQGVHDLVLAVLPGMVRRRAGGILISGSAAGNSPIPNNATYAASKAFANTFSESLRGEVKSHGIHVTLLAPGPVRTELPDPDDQSLVEKLIPDFLWISTEHTAKLSLDGLERNKMRVVPGVTSKAMSVASGYTPRAIVTPIVGAVYKKLGGD; encoded by the coding sequence ATGCCAGTACCCGCACCCCATCCCGACGCCCGCGCGGTGGTCACCGGCGCCTCGCAGAACATCGGCGAGGCCTTGGCCACCGAACTCGCCGCCCGCGGACATCACCTCATCGTGACGGCTCGTCGCGAGGAGGTGCTGAGTGCACTGGCGACGCGGCTGTCCGAGCGCTACGGCGTCACGGTCGAGGTCCGTGCCGTCGACCTCACCGATCCCGCCGCGCGGGAGATCTTCTGCGAGGAGCTGGCGCAGCGCGAGGTCTCCATCCTCTGCGCCAACGCCGGCACCGCCACCTTCGGTCCGGTCGCCAACCTGGATCCCAAGGGCGAGCGGGATCAGGTGCAGCTCAACGTGCAGGGCGTGCACGACCTCGTCCTGGCGGTGCTGCCGGGCATGGTCCGCCGCCGCGCCGGCGGCATCCTCATCTCGGGTTCGGCGGCCGGCAACTCCCCCATCCCGAACAACGCCACTTACGCCGCGTCCAAGGCGTTCGCCAACACCTTCAGCGAGTCGCTGCGCGGAGAGGTGAAGAGCCACGGCATCCACGTCACGCTGCTGGCCCCCGGTCCGGTACGCACCGAGCTGCCCGATCCCGACGACCAGTCGCTCGTCGAGAAGCTCATCCCGGACTTCCTGTGGATCTCCACCGAGCACACCGCGAAGCTCTCGCTCGACGGACTCGAGCGCAACAAGATGCGCGTCGTGCCGGGCGTGACGTCGAAGGCGATGTCGGTCGCCAGCGGCTACACCCCGCGCGCGATCGTCACCCCGATCGTCGGCGCCGTCTACAAGAAGCTCGGCGGCGACTAA
- a CDS encoding MFS transporter, whose amino-acid sequence MSSPGAVAPIPGRSRVAAWALWDCGATGVNAIVVTFVFSVYLTGQVGAGLSGATTPAEWLGRALTLSGVVVALLAPATGVWVDGAHRRRLVLTTLTGVAVLLTAAMSLIRDDPDYLLPGLALLACTAACSDLATVPYNAMLRELSTPETSGRISGFGAAAGYFGSVALLLFVYLGLIAGDGDTRGLLGVPAADGWPVRAAMLVTAAWFVLFALPLLLGRRAVSAEESVARVGVLEAYRRLWGELTDQWRRDHNIVYYLAASAIFRDGLTGVFTFGAVLGVTVYGVSQADVLLFGVCACVVAAVGAVLGGMLDDRVGSKPVIVGSLTAMLIVAGTLLTLDGPLAFWTCGLLLCLFIGPTQSSARTQMLRLTTEGKEGVAFGLYTTTGRAATPLAPWLFASFIGIFGTDRAGMGGLITVLALGLLAMLLVRTPRRAAESGPAPVGSDRAADRQP is encoded by the coding sequence ATGAGCAGCCCCGGCGCGGTCGCGCCGATCCCCGGGCGGTCCCGAGTCGCCGCCTGGGCGCTGTGGGATTGCGGCGCCACCGGAGTCAACGCCATCGTCGTCACCTTCGTGTTCTCGGTGTACCTCACCGGGCAGGTGGGCGCCGGTCTGTCCGGGGCGACGACGCCGGCGGAGTGGCTCGGCCGGGCGCTGACGCTGTCGGGCGTGGTGGTGGCGCTGCTCGCGCCGGCCACCGGCGTGTGGGTCGACGGCGCGCACCGCCGACGCCTGGTGCTGACGACGCTGACGGGCGTCGCGGTACTGCTGACCGCGGCGATGAGCCTCATCCGCGACGACCCGGACTACCTGCTGCCCGGGCTGGCGCTGCTGGCGTGCACGGCGGCGTGCAGCGACCTCGCGACCGTGCCGTACAACGCGATGCTGCGCGAGCTGTCGACGCCGGAGACGTCCGGCCGGATCTCCGGATTCGGCGCTGCGGCAGGCTATTTCGGCAGTGTCGCGTTGCTCCTGTTCGTCTACCTCGGGCTCATCGCCGGAGACGGCGACACCCGCGGACTGCTGGGCGTCCCCGCAGCCGACGGGTGGCCGGTGCGCGCGGCGATGCTCGTCACCGCCGCGTGGTTCGTCCTGTTCGCCCTGCCGCTGCTGCTGGGCCGACGTGCGGTCTCGGCGGAGGAATCCGTCGCGAGGGTCGGCGTGCTGGAGGCCTACCGCAGGCTGTGGGGCGAACTGACCGATCAGTGGCGCCGCGACCACAACATCGTCTACTACCTCGCGGCGAGCGCGATCTTCCGGGACGGCCTGACGGGCGTCTTCACCTTCGGCGCGGTGCTCGGCGTCACGGTCTACGGAGTCTCGCAGGCCGACGTGCTGCTGTTCGGCGTGTGCGCGTGCGTCGTGGCGGCCGTCGGCGCGGTGCTCGGCGGCATGCTCGACGACCGCGTCGGCTCCAAGCCGGTGATCGTCGGCTCGCTGACGGCCATGCTGATCGTGGCCGGCACGCTGCTGACGCTCGACGGGCCGCTGGCGTTCTGGACCTGCGGCCTGCTGCTGTGCCTGTTCATCGGGCCCACACAGTCCTCGGCGCGTACGCAGATGCTGCGGCTGACCACCGAGGGCAAGGAGGGCGTCGCCTTCGGGCTCTACACGACCACCGGGCGGGCGGCCACGCCGCTGGCGCCGTGGCTGTTCGCGTCGTTCATCGGCATCTTCGGCACCGATCGCGCCGGCATGGGCGGGCTGATCACCGTGCTGGCGCTGGGGCTGCTGGCCATGCTGCTGGTGCGCACGCCACGGCGCGCGGCCGAGTCCGGCCCGGCGCCGGTGGGGTCAGACCGGGCTGCAGATCGTCAGCCCTGA